In Taeniopygia guttata chromosome 14, bTaeGut7.mat, whole genome shotgun sequence, the genomic window GCTGTGAAACTGCAACAAAAGAATCTCCACACACAAATAAAGGTACAAACCACAAGAGGTACAAAACTAATGTGCATGAGTCATTCTGTTAGAGACTTAGTTGTGCATACAAATTTGTGTGTGCACATACAAGTCTCTGACAGAGTGATACAAGAGTGCTAGTCCTGTGCCTAAGAGATTTAAATCTTCCTGACTTCCTGAGTTTCATTTGTTCTGATCTCCTGGCATTGGCTTAgctgcttgttttccttttcttatgaagctacatataaatatttgtgtgCTTCTGTTCTATGGAACGAGTCTCTGTGACTATTGAATATTTGCCATACAGAGTATTTATTCAggtttttctccttcctgctatttaaatattttataaacaaaaGGCAGGCTGGAAATATTATCTGTGAAACTTCACTTCTAGGATAGGAACACAAATTTGCCCAGTGAATGTTCCTAGGATATTACTCTGCCAACTTCTAGAACAATAATCTTTCATTCAGCTTCTCTGGTAGTACCTTGAAATAAGTTTTGCCTTATGCTGTTGACTAAGAACTTCTTCATCAGGAATTGTTTATTTGCAGGAAAGTCTCACTGAAGTCAATAAAGAAGTTCGAAATTTTTCTGTGATGGAGAGAGTTGCTCGTATTGCTACTCATCttcttgcttggcttgcttccctgggcacagcagtAGCTGCTTGTGCTGCTGTTTACTTCCTCTCCATTAATAACCTCAAGGTAAGGCcagaatttgcatttttccacACAGAAATTTCACACTGAGTGTGAGGACTGGTTTGCTCACTAtgaggagcacagggcagcagagctgttgtTGCTGCCAGAGCACACACAGGTTCTGCTGAGCCTGAAGAACTGCCTTTGCAAGGCATGCCCCACTGGGCACTATGGCAAGAGTGAGGGACCTGAGGGGTCTGAGCAAatccctctcctctctccagcagctgcttgcCTGGGCCCATGGTCAGCTTAGGGACAGTGTGTCTGGTGATCCGGGGAGAAACAAGAAGCAGCCCCAGCAAGACTCACCCCTTCTTctttcccaggagctgcacttGAGCTGGGGCTCCCACCCTTGGTACACATATAATTtaggggaaggggagagggtCACTGTACTGCTGCTCATGGGCCCCTAAAACATGCCAGTCTGACAGTCTCTAACCTGAGAACATACAGGGAGGTGAGCCAAGGGGCTTCCCTGTGGACACACCTTGAGGCAGCATTTTGGTTAAGGCTCTAAGTTTGGgttgtttcattttggttttttttctctcttagcTGTTTATGAAAGGGTATAGAAATGATCTAGAGAGCCAAGCTGCCATGTTGGTGCTACCTGTGATTGTATCTCTCCTCAACACATTGATCCCATTCTTCTTCTCCTGGCTTGGGCACCTGGAGAAGTTTCAGACTCCTGGACAGCACATATATGTCACTATTACCAGGTATTTCTTGCTGCCACATCTTGGTGCTTTTGGCCTGAAGCTGTTTGAGTTCTTTTCAATACAAAGCTGTGTCTGGGTGGTGTGGGGGCAATGGGGTGCTATGGAAGAGAATTAATCTTCGCCAAAGGATTCTGTACCCTCTTGCATCATGACCTTTTGTCTTACCTGAGTTTCTGGGATGTTATATCTCTGCATGAGGATGAGGAATGGCTTCCCTCCCAGCTGGGTGCACTATGACACTGGGCTTGTAGCATTCCTTGATGACCCTGGGCTGCTGGCCCCTCCccaggaaaggaagggaagtgGTGAGAGGACTGAGGTCATCTCACTTAAAACCAGATGTCTGGAATTTACACTGCCTAACGCCTGGtgtccctcagccctgcctcccCCGAGGAGCCCCCACACCCAGCCAGCAGCCTGGTAAGCAGATGTTGTGCCAAGGTTGTCATGCCCGGCTCCCCTCCGGCCAGGACAATAGAACAATGCCACACCCGAGCTCCCAGGAGAGCTCCTGTTAGTCCTGGCACTCTGCAGTGCCAAGAGGAGGTAAAAAAGTGTAACCAGTGTTCATCCTGCCATCACTCCCTCCAGGTGTGGACCAGCTGTTGGTGCAGTTACTGTTACTTCTTCTTTTTAGAAATACCATCCTGAAAATGTCAATTGTTGGAATACTGTGCTACTACTGGCTTAACATTGTGGCTACCTCGGAGTCACAGGTAAAGTTTCAAAACCACAAATCTCTGACTTGCAGTGCCAGGTTAGGAACCACTTGGATAAGAGACTTGCTTCAGCAAAGAGAAGCACATGTGGTGTCTTGGGAAGCTGAGTTTCCTACCCTAAAAAATTTTATTAGCAACTTGAGAGAAATTAActgtagaaaaaaatgaatggcCCAGCTCAAATCTCAGCTGGATGGCAGCATTGTTCACTGAGAAGTCAACTATGATTTGCCAGGCTGCTAGAATATATTTCATCAAGATTTCAGATCTTTGATCAAGTTTCAGATGCCCAAGCATTTGGGAACAATGTTTAAATAGCATTGTTTATAACTTCtattatgaattttttttttttttttttttttttttttatttccttctgtttcttaAAGTGCTGGGAAACTTTGGTTGGCCAAGATATTTATCGTCTTGTTCTAGTTGACTTcatattttgtttgcttggcTCTTTCTTTGGGGAGTTTTTACGAAGGTGAGTACTACTTTTCTAATCTACTTTTCATTCATTAATCAAAGATATGATCTGTTTTCTCCATGTGAGAGAAGTCCAGCAGAAGCATGGCTGTGGGACCACTgaattttccttgcttttccctACCAGGCAGAATCTCTGTGTACATGTCTTGTGTATATTGCTGTTCCTCCTTAGAAGGAGGTCAGCGTGTCCTTTTTCCCTTTGGAGATGGAAACACATGCAGGGAGGGAGCCACATTCTACTCTCATGGATTTCCTGAGACTGAGGTGACAACCAGTTGTCTCAAGCACAAATCCATCTTCTCTGCATATGCATGGGCATACTGCTGCCTTTCCTTGCTGTATCCATTgtgattttttccctcttagTTATGTCACTATAGCGTTCACAagtttaaaatctgattttatcaGTCTTATTAAGCATATAATGAGTCTCTCAAAGGTAGAGGTCTCCAGCATGATAAATGAGAAAGTATTGTTGACTGGATGtaaggaaaaagtaatttacttcTGACATCTGTTGTGTGAACCTTCTTAGTGCCAAACATTGCTTATAGCTTAGGCACTATTTAAGTGCTTGCCAGCTCTACAGAGCATTTAGATCCCTGGCCATACTTTTCTGTAGGAGATCCATTGTTTGCTCTCTGCTCATGATTTGAACAAGACTGGTTTGCAAGGTAGGGCTTTGTTAactttttcttaaatttataCAAGACAATGTTGAGAAGCTCTTGAAGATTTTTCCTCCACGGCTCTTGCCAGTGTATTTTAATCCTCCTGTTCTTGTTGTGTTCAGTAGGAAAACACCTCCCAGCAAAAAGTCACAGAACTAAAACTGCAATGTCAGCTGTGATGAATGTTAGGCCTCCTGTAAAAGCACCTGACATAGACATTTGAAAGGTTCAAAGTACATTtgtttgtatttaatattttgtgcTCAGCGTAACCTCCTGAAAGGCCAGCTCTATTGATGATGCAGTTGATAAGGTGGTATCAAAATGTGATGGTTACCAAACTCTTTATTGCTCTTGCCACAACAAGGCAAAAAACTGAGTCTCCCCAGCTCAGAAAAAATGAGGTGACTAAAAGGGATCGTTGGTCCCCAGTAGGAATCCTCTCAGTACTTGCTTACCTCTGTTTCAGCTCCTTGTAAGCTCACTTAGTTTGAAGTAGGATGTATTTGAGGGTACATTAAAAGTATCAGTGTACaaatttcattctttttaatGACACTGAAAATTCTCAGGACCTGAAAAAGCTGTTACAGTTTTGTTCTGAGGTCCCTTGACATTTCAGCTGCTTAAGCACAAGGATATTTTTGCTTAAAGTAACAAGTAGTTACTATAGTTCAGATATGTACTGATGCAGTAAGAAATCCTTGTTGGTTTTCTGCTTCAGTTGTGTGAAATATATACTAGGTCTTATTTCAACTCTGATTTgttttacaggattttttttttttttgctaaattgATTCATTTTTGCTGTGCTGTCTAATGAACAAGCTGTGGCTGCTTTCTATGATGCTGATGCAGCCTCTAAATAATTTGTCACTGATACTTGTTTTCAGAAGGTCATTTACAGGGATTTCCACAGAGGACTTTGTCATTTAGCAAATGCTGTTGTGCTATAGTTTTTTGTTTCCTCCCCCAGAATTATTGGAACTACAGTCTGCATGAACTTAGGGCTGCCAGAATTTGATATTGGACGAAATGTTTTAGATTTGATCTATGCACAGACTTTGACCTGGTAAGTGTTTAATTTACGGTCAAAACTTCATTTGCATGCAGAACTATCAtggaaaaattcaaattctGATGTTTGTGGATGTTTCCCAGAAAGAACAGGATAAGTAACTGGGAGATGAGCTGTTCAGTGCCTTTGGTACGGATTGTGACTTGCCAAGGTAATTATGTGGGCAGTAACAATAACTTCAGTCAGTAGTTTACCTAGTGGCCACCAGGTCTGGGAGAGACCTGAGAGGTTCCTGCAGGTATATCCTGgagttttgtttatttcctcACTGGGATGATGTTCTTCTTTAAATGGGCTCAGTATTAAGTGCTGGAAGAGACGCCTTATTTCCAAGAATGAGTATGTTACTCCAGTTATAAGAGGGTTCTGCAGATCTGTACATAGATACGTGTGCTTGAAATTGCATCATTTCCAAGGTGGACTTACTGCTAGAGGATCAAGGGTAACAAAATCACATTTCCAACTAATCCCACACTATCTGTATATGAAGTTATTGtggtatttttctgctttcGGTGCACTGAGAACTGAATGGTGAATAGTGAAGATGTAACCTTTTTCTCCTATAAATCCTTCCTTGTAGGATTGGTATCCTGTTCTCACCTCTGTTGCCTGGTATCCAGATGATAGCAttttttatagtattttttgtgaaaaaggTAACAAACTTTGTATGTAttcattataaataataaagtGGTGAAATTAAAGGCTGGAGAACTAACAGTGGACAAGTGCATATGTCAATACAGACATTCAGCTGGTGGCTGTGACTTTGGCCTCTCAGTTGCTCCCCAGCAACTCCCCCCTGTGAAGTCATCAAGGTGTAGGCAGGGTGATTCAGCTAAAGATCATGGTGGAAATGTCTTCGTTTCAGAATTCTTTGTCTCGGTAGTATGACCAGATGATAAGTTGTTTGTTAGGCCATGAAGCAGTTTGTAGTGTTAAATGTAGAAGAACAAAACTGTAGGTAGAAAGATGGATTCAAATTTCCCTGAACTGTGAGTTTGCATACACTGCAGAAGCAAACTCTACCCAGCAGACATATGAAGAGCCCATCAGAACCTCATTTTGGTTCTTACTATTTTAAGACTATATTATTGAAATTTTCTAAAACTACACTCTGTCTATCAAATTCACATAAAAGTTGTTTTTGGAAACTTCTGATAGATTCAGTGGGATTGACTTAAACCAAGTTGAAGTGGCAAGTAGCAGCATTGCAAAGCACCTTCATCTCTTTAAAGGTCAGTCTGATGAGGAATTGCCAGCCCCCTCGCAAAGTCTGGAGAACTGCTCAAATGATGACATCcttcattttcctgctgttttgtCCTTCCTTCCTTGGAGTCCTGTCTGTCACTGGAGTCACTGTCTGGAGGTATGGAAGATCACTGGCACACAGACCTACTAAATCATGCTGTGTGACCTGATACCAGGCAGAGGAGTTTGCATTTCTCTATAAAAGAAGTTTATATTAACTGCTTGTGGAAGTTTTCGGGTGTTCATGAGATGTTCTGTATTCTGAAAACAAGACTTGCTCTGTGAGCTTGTGAGAATGTGGTTCACTGAGTAACTTGTCCTGTGAGAAAGTGGGAGGAGAACCGAAGTTGCATTGAAGTTGGATTCCTATTTAAATGCatcaaattttactttttctcctCTTAAAAATTTTCTGTGACCAAGTCCTAGTTCTGAGCTTACTTATAGAATAGGTGATTCTGGGTCTGCAGCAGAGAAACACCTGGGAAAACTCAGCTGAGGACAGCTTCTGGATTATTCCTGAACTTCAGAGGTTCTTTCTGCAGGCAGTGCTGACCCTGTAGTAATGCATCCAGGTTGTTACCAATATTTTAAAGctgctttggttttgtgtgtgttacTCTGGTCACAGGAAGGAGGGCAGCATGGATACACTTTTCTATTGACAATAGTCAGCAGCATGATTTTGGTGTTTAGTGAAAACGGTGACTACACATGAAACCAGATGGGATAAAAGCTATCAGAGCTATCATTTCCAGATGGCAAGTGGGAATTTCAGACTCTCTGGAGTGGTTCAGTTTCAAAGCAAACACTTTCCTATTTCAGTCTACCTGAAAATGTTAATTCTTATGATGGGCTCTCTTACCACCTTCTGTTGTTACTGAAGATATGCAGTAACTCATGTCCCTGAAGGCAAGGTGAAATTATTTCACCTTGTggtgaaatgttaaaaaaatccagtttttcAGTTTCCTGTAGTGTGTGCTGCAGTGATTGACATGTTATATTTATGCCAAGATTGTGCTTACAGGGCTTGGTACTGATCCACTGCAGCAAGGATCATGTCTCACTGCATAGTCTGGGGTGGGCATTTAATGACTGGAGAGGGACAcaagttaaaaattaaacacagaTCATGGAAGTACCCTGGAGTCCAGAGACAGTAGAGGGCTATAGAAGACTGAGGAGCATCTTGATGTACAAAATCACAGTATTAACTAATTCACTGGTTAACATATGAGTAAGTAGCTGTTTTTTCACCCTCTCAGGTTAAAACCTTCAGAAGAATGTGGTCCTTTCAGAGGTTTGTCTTCTATGTATGCTGCAGTCGatgagtggatacaaatactGCAAAGTTACACTGCCTCGAAATGGGTAGTGTGGATATAccataatttaatttcaagtgAACTTTTCTTCTTCATCCTGTCTACCATTTTACTGTAAGTGTCTGGTAATGAAAAGAACTAGAAAAATACcttaagtggaaaaaaactggCAATTACAGAGTCAGTCTATGTTATTTTTTATCTGAAATGCATCTGGTATTGTTGACTCGCTTAAAAGTACCTCTAATCTTGAATACAAATTCATAAATTTTTGGGTCTTTTCCAAATGAATGTTTTAAGCAATTTCATGCATTTACCATATTTTAGGAAAATCCATGTGTTTGCCATTCCTTGTGTAATTGTATACATCTATTTTCTGTGagatgtgtgtatatatgtctTTTAATGGGTTAAAATGAACTAGATACATTTTTATCTAGACACTGACTAGAATGAAGCGCTCATATGATGgaccttttgttttgttttgtttagagTTGTTACTTATCTTTACTGGCAAATAATACAAGGAAGAAAGACCATGACTGAGCTCTTACGTAAGCAAATTAATAATGTAAGTTTGGCTTTCATTTGTATCTTTTGTATAATTTGGCTTCTATGTTGATTGTCTCATCCAGCTTTGTGTGGCTGTAACCTGTTTTTCCTATAACTGTGTGTAGTAGGAGGGTGGGAGCCCTTCCCCATGGGAGTTGCAGGGAAATGTAACTCACAAATAGAGTTGTAGCAAAAGAATTTTATCTTCAAtatgtgctgctgcagctccctctgtAGACAGATTATTTTGGAATAGAAGGATTTTGGTCACTGGTTACTTACAGGCCTTGAGCCTCTCAAGGATAATTAATGCATTCCAGCTAATGATCAAATATGTCTTGACTGCAGGCAGGAAAAGATAAGACATTTCTGCTTAAAAAGCTACTAACTCTGCAAAGGGCAAAGCGAAGCTCATCTGCACTGGGAGGAAGAGGCCAGCAGGTCAGTCTGCTCAGCTTTTGCTGTTTAATTATTTGGTACAGGTCCATGGGGATCCTCCAGCTGTGCAAACAGGCTGCTGGTTTGGGGAAAGGTTGTGCTTAAAGCTTCATCTTAATGTTTGCTACTTTACTCTAGACAACAAAAAGATGCTGTAAAAGTTCCCTAACTATGTGTTCCAGGTTGGAATTCAATCTGCATATAGAAGAGTTCTTACCCTCACCAGACATAGTTTATGGTTATGAAACTTCAAGAAAACATTCCTAATGTTCATGTGCAGTGATGGTCACCAAAGGGTTTGGTCACACTTGAACCTTGCCCAGGCTAAGGAGGAGACTGCCTTCCTCCCCAGCAATGGGTTTCCTTAGGGGGTTGTGATTTGTGGTTATTTT contains:
- the TMC5 gene encoding transmembrane channel-like protein 5 isoform X3; translation: MSYHYNEAFENPDYHFSETLEIDRRGSSQRNQFSHQTPYDSSLHGSSGEHGGREQNYPVAIPMASLGPGSDYSQDLPGTRPYGNFTDEPEPEETYTPYSTFHMLDYPYTHGISSGSEDSFIRRRNRRPPDEIFITSSNMFETDPVCTEEEDLVGSLASMSTNERIKAIQKMPETMRKKREIRNKVLKEITKKSRHRGAQCTQCLQGAAVSFRRFGNTLSEYFHQLRLWHKTLKIIGAEFGTSVLSYFVFLKWLLNLNIFSFLINFGFITIPQFLAAEPNNLSFTGLEVFTGAGYFQQTVLYYGFYTNATISKVENGPSYNMQLAYIFTVGIYFVICFLILLFSMAKFFSRNINSQTFSVNASKLLCTWDFNITNEKAVKLQQKNLHTQIKESLTEVNKEVRNFSVMERVARIATHLLAWLASLGTAVAACAAVYFLSINNLKLFMKGYRNDLESQAAMLVLPVIVSLLNTLIPFFFSWLGHLEKFQTPGQHIYVTITRNTILKMSIVGILCYYWLNIVATSESQCWETLVGQDIYRLVLVDFIFCLLGSFFGEFLRRIIGTTVCMNLGLPEFDIGRNVLDLIYAQTLTWIGILFSPLLPGIQMIAFFIVFFVKKVSLMRNCQPPRKVWRTAQMMTSFIFLLFCPSFLGVLSVTGVTVWRLKPSEECGPFRGLSSMYAAVDEWIQILQSYTASKWVVWIYHNLISSELFFFILSTILLVVTYLYWQIIQGRKTMTELLRKQINNAGKDKTFLLKKLLTLQRAKRSSSALGGRGQQVGIQSAYRRVLTLTRHSLWL